In one Mustela lutreola isolate mMusLut2 chromosome 8, mMusLut2.pri, whole genome shotgun sequence genomic region, the following are encoded:
- the LRRC10 gene encoding leucine-rich repeat-containing protein 10 — MGNTIRALVAFVPADCCQSYLVRDLREMPTDKMVDLSGNQLRRFPVHVCSFRELVKLYLSDNHLNSLPPELGQLQNLQILALDFNNFKALPQVVCTLKQLCILYLGNNKLCDLPSELSRLQNLRTLWVEANCLTQLPDVVCELRLLKTLHAGSNALRLLPARLQRLQELRTIWLSGNLLTDFPAVLLHMPFLEVIDVDRNSIHYFPSLAHLSSLKLVIYDHNPCRNAPKVAKGVRRVGRWAEETPEPDPRKARRYALTQEESQDGEAPALPSLLLPPNS, encoded by the coding sequence ATGGGGAACACCATCCGGGCCCTGGTGGCCTTTGTCCCCGCCGACTGCTGCCAGAGCTACCTGGTCAGAGACCTCCGGGAGATGCCGACGGACAAGATGGTGGATCTGAGTGGGAACCAGCTCCGCCGCTTCCCCGTGCACGTGTGTTCCTTCCGGGAGCTGGTCAAGCTCTACCTGAGTGACAACCACCTCAACAGCCTGCCTCCGGAGCTGGGGCAGCTCCAGAATCTGCAGATCTTGGCCCTGGATTTCAACAACTTCAAGGCTCTGCCTCAGGTGGTGTGTACTTTGAAACAGCTCTGCATCCTCTACCTGGGTAACAACAAACTTTGCGACCTCCCCAGTGAGCTGAGCCGGCTCCAGAATCTCCGGACCCTGTGGGTCGAGGCCAACTGCCTCACGCAGCTGCCAGATGTGGTCTGTGAGCTGAGGCTCCTTAAGACTCTGCACGCCGGCTCCAATGCCTTGCGTCTGCTGCCAGCCCGACTCCAGCGCCTCCAGGAGCTGAGGACCAtctggctctcaggcaacctGCTGACTGACTTCCCCGCTGTGCTATTGCACATGCCCTTCCTGGAGGTGATTGATGTGGACAGGAACAGTATCCATTACTTCCCCAGCCTGGCTCACCTGTCAAGTCTGAAGCTGGTCATCTATGACCATAATCCTTGCAGGAATGCACCCAAGGTGGCCAAAGGGGTCCGCCGTGTAGGAAGATGGGCCGAGGAGACGCCAGAGCCTGACCCCAGAAAGGCCAGGCGCTATGCCTTGACCCAGGAGGAAAGCCAGGATGGAGAGGCACCTGCCCTGCCTTCTCTACTTCTTCCTCCCAACTCCTGA